One region of Oryza sativa Japonica Group chromosome 10, ASM3414082v1 genomic DNA includes:
- the LOC4349160 gene encoding uncharacterized protein yields MAMAGESRRRRRAAAEAVAWCLALGVVALLLVGSVEKEEEVVVVRGARLAAARPCEEIYVVEEGETLHSISDRCGDPYILEQNPHVHDPDDVFPGLVIKITPRPGRRN; encoded by the coding sequence ATGGCAATGGCGGGAgagagtaggaggaggaggagggcggcggcggaggcggtggcgtggTGCTTGGCGCTGGGCGTGGTGgcgctgctgctggtggggtcggtggagaaggaggaggaggtggtggtggtgcgcggggcgcggctggcggcggcgcggccgtgcgAGGAGATATACGtggtggaggaaggggagacGCTGCACAGCATCAGCGACAGGTGCGGCGACCCGTACATCCTGGAGCAGAACCCGCACGTCCACGACCCCGACGACGTCTTCCCCGGCCTCGTCATCAAGATCACGCCGCGCCCCGGCCGCCGCAACTGA